From one [Ruminococcus] lactaris ATCC 29176 genomic stretch:
- the groL gene encoding chaperonin GroEL (60 kDa chaperone family; promotes refolding of misfolded polypeptides especially under stressful conditions; forms two stacked rings of heptamers to form a barrel-shaped 14mer; ends can be capped by GroES; misfolded proteins enter the barrel where they are refolded when GroES binds): MAKEIKYGSEARAALEKGVNQLADTVKVTLGPKGRNVVLDKSFGAPLITNDGVTIAKEIELEDGFENMGAQLIREVASKTNDVAGDGTTTATVLAQAMVHEGMKNLEAGANPIVLRKGMKKATDKAVEAIREMSSKVNGKEQIARVAAVSSGDDAVGQMVADAMEKVSNDGVITIEESKTMQTELDLVEGMQFDRGYISAYMATDMEKMEAVLDDPYILITDKKISNIQEILPLLEQVVQSGARLLIIAEDIEGEALTTLIVNKLRGTFNVVAVKAPGYGDRRKEMLQDIAILTGGQVISEELGFDLKETTMDQLGRAKSVKVQKENTVIVDGCGDKNAIEDRVAQIKKALEETTSEFDKEKLQERLAKLAGGVAVIRVGAATETEMKEAKLRMEDALNATRAAVEEGIIGGGGSAYIHASKEVKKFADELEGDEKTGANIILKALEAPLYQIAKNAGLEGAVIVNKVRESEPGTGFDAYNEKYVNMVEKGILDPAKVTRSALQNATSVASTLLTTESVVATIKEDAPAMPAGGAGGMGMM; the protein is encoded by the coding sequence ATGGCAAAGGAAATTAAATATGGCTCAGAAGCCAGAGCAGCACTTGAAAAAGGTGTAAACCAGTTGGCAGATACAGTAAAAGTTACGTTAGGACCAAAAGGAAGAAATGTTGTCCTTGATAAATCTTTCGGAGCACCACTGATCACCAATGACGGTGTTACGATCGCAAAAGAGATCGAGCTGGAAGATGGATTTGAGAATATGGGAGCACAGTTGATCAGAGAGGTTGCATCCAAGACCAATGATGTTGCCGGAGATGGTACTACAACAGCTACGGTACTGGCACAGGCAATGGTCCATGAGGGAATGAAGAACCTGGAGGCCGGAGCAAACCCGATTGTTTTAAGAAAGGGAATGAAGAAGGCAACAGATAAAGCAGTAGAAGCCATCCGTGAGATGAGCAGCAAGGTAAACGGAAAAGAGCAGATCGCAAGAGTTGCAGCCGTATCTTCAGGAGATGATGCAGTTGGACAGATGGTAGCAGATGCGATGGAAAAAGTATCCAACGATGGTGTGATTACGATCGAGGAGTCCAAGACTATGCAGACAGAACTGGATCTTGTAGAAGGTATGCAGTTTGACCGTGGATATATTTCAGCTTATATGGCAACCGATATGGAGAAGATGGAAGCAGTTCTTGATGATCCATATATCCTGATCACAGATAAGAAGATTTCCAATATCCAGGAGATCCTTCCACTTCTGGAGCAGGTTGTACAGTCAGGAGCAAGACTTCTTATCATCGCTGAGGATATCGAAGGTGAAGCTCTTACAACCCTGATCGTGAACAAACTGCGTGGAACATTCAACGTAGTAGCTGTAAAAGCTCCGGGATATGGCGACAGAAGAAAAGAAATGCTGCAGGATATCGCTATCCTGACAGGCGGACAGGTGATCTCAGAAGAGCTTGGATTTGACCTGAAAGAGACGACAATGGATCAGCTTGGCCGTGCAAAATCTGTAAAAGTACAGAAAGAGAATACAGTAATCGTTGATGGTTGTGGAGATAAGAATGCAATCGAAGACCGTGTTGCACAGATCAAGAAAGCTCTTGAAGAGACAACTTCTGAATTTGATAAAGAAAAACTTCAGGAAAGACTTGCAAAACTGGCAGGCGGAGTTGCAGTGATCCGTGTCGGTGCAGCAACAGAGACTGAGATGAAAGAAGCAAAGCTCCGTATGGAGGACGCACTGAATGCCACAAGAGCAGCAGTAGAAGAAGGAATTATCGGTGGAGGCGGTTCAGCGTACATTCACGCTTCCAAAGAAGTTAAGAAGTTTGCTGATGAACTTGAAGGCGATGAGAAGACAGGTGCGAACATCATCCTGAAAGCTCTGGAAGCTCCACTGTATCAGATTGCAAAGAATGCGGGACTTGAGGGTGCAGTTATTGTAAATAAAGTAAGAGAGTCTGAGCCTGGCACAGGATTTGATGCTTATAATGAGAAGTATGTCAATATGGTTGAGAAGGGAATCCTTGATCCTGCAAAGGTAACAAGAAGTGCTCTTCAGAACGCAACAAGTGTTGCATCTACTCTGCTGACAACAGAGTCAGTTGTGGCAACGATCAAAGAAGATGCTCCTGCTATGCCGGCTGGCGGTGCAGGCGGAATGGGTATGATGTAA
- a CDS encoding co-chaperone GroES: MKLVPLGDKIVLKQLEAEETTKSGIVLPGQAKEKPQEAEVIAVGPGGNIDGKEVVMQVKVGDKVIYSKYAGTDVELDGEEYIIVKQNDILAIVE, encoded by the coding sequence ATGAAATTAGTACCATTAGGTGACAAGATCGTTTTAAAGCAGTTAGAAGCAGAAGAGACTACAAAGTCCGGTATCGTATTACCGGGACAGGCGAAAGAGAAGCCGCAGGAGGCAGAAGTTATCGCTGTAGGACCTGGCGGTAATATTGATGGAAAAGAAGTTGTAATGCAGGTAAAGGTCGGAGATAAAGTTATTTATTCCAAGTATGCCGGAACAGATGTTGAGCTGGATGGCGAGGAATATATCATCGTTAAGCAGAATGATATTCTTGCAATCGTTGAGTAA
- the codY gene encoding GTP-sensing pleiotropic transcriptional regulator CodY, with the protein MSVQLLDKTRKINKLLHNNNSSKVVFNDICAVLTEILDSNVLVVSKKGKILGVSKCDHVREIHELITEAVGSHIDSMLNERLLSVLSTKENVNLETLGFSADAVEGCQAIITPIDIAGERLGTLFIYKQDATYSIDDIILSEYGTAVVGLEMLRSVNEESAEETRKEHVVQAAISTLSFSELEAIIHIFKELNGTEGILVASKVADRVGITRSVIVNALRKFESAGVIESRSSGMKGTYIKVLNDYVFTELERIEKERMY; encoded by the coding sequence ATGAGCGTACAATTATTGGATAAGACCAGAAAGATTAATAAACTTTTGCATAATAATAATTCCAGCAAAGTAGTGTTTAATGATATCTGTGCCGTCCTGACGGAGATTCTTGACTCCAATGTACTGGTTGTCAGTAAGAAAGGAAAGATTCTGGGAGTCAGCAAGTGTGATCATGTCAGAGAGATTCATGAACTGATCACCGAGGCAGTCGGATCGCATATTGACAGTATGCTCAATGAGCGTCTTTTAAGCGTCCTGTCTACCAAGGAAAATGTAAATCTTGAGACTCTGGGATTTTCTGCTGATGCAGTAGAGGGATGTCAGGCGATCATTACACCGATTGATATTGCGGGAGAAAGACTTGGTACATTATTTATTTATAAGCAGGATGCTACCTATTCCATTGATGATATTATTCTCAGCGAGTATGGCACTGCGGTTGTCGGACTTGAGATGCTTCGTTCAGTGAATGAAGAAAGTGCTGAAGAGACGAGAAAAGAGCATGTTGTCCAGGCTGCGATCAGTACCCTTTCATTTTCAGAACTGGAAGCGATCATCCATATTTTTAAAGAGCTGAACGGAACAGAGGGGATTCTGGTTGCAAGCAAAGTGGCTGACCGTGTAGGAATTACCCGTTCCGTGATCGTGAATGCACTGCGTAAGTTTGAAAGTGCGGGTGTGATCGAGTCCCGGTCTTCCGGTATGAAAGGAACTTACATCAAAGTACTGAACGATTATGTATTTACAGAACTGGAACGGATTGAGAAAGAGCGGATGTATTAG
- the topA gene encoding type I DNA topoisomerase: MAHYLVIVESPAKVKTIKKFLGSNYTVTASQGHVRDLPKSQLGIDVDNDYEPKYITIRGKGDILATLRKEAKKSDKVFLATDPDREGEAISWHLATALKLDEKKMRRITFNEITKNAVKASLKNPRDIDMNLVDAQQARRELDRMVGYKISPLLWAKVKRGLSAGRVQSVTLRIIADREAEIDAFIPEEYWSLEAVLKVKGERRPLTAKFYGTEKEKMTIHSKKEMDEILKALENAEFQITDIKKSERIRKAPLPFTTSTLQQEAAKALNFGTQKTMRIAQQLYEGVDIKGSGTVGIITYLRTDSTRISDEADAAARGYIGSVYGAEYVAAGNQIKNDGKKIQDAHEAIRPTDISRTPAAIKESLTRDQFRLYQLIWKRFTASRMQPARYETTAVKIGAAGYCFTVATSKVAFDGFRCVYTEAEEEKEESNVLVGNLSMDSVLTREEFEPKQHFTQPPAHYTEASLVKTLEELGIGRPSTYAPTISLILGRRYVTKEGKNLYMTEIGEVVNNMMKQSFPSIVDVHFTANMEGLLDMVEEGKVPWKEVIRNFYPDLDEAVQKAEKELESVKIEDEVTDVVCEECGRNMVIKYGPHGKFLACPGFPECRNTKPYLEKIGVPCPICGKDVVIRKTKKGRRYYGCENNPECEFMSWQKPSKEKCPQCGGYMVEKGNKLVCADEQCGYVTSLKKEQDHA, encoded by the coding sequence ATGGCACATTATCTTGTAATCGTGGAGTCTCCTGCAAAGGTAAAGACAATTAAGAAATTCCTTGGAAGTAATTATACCGTGACGGCTTCTCAGGGACATGTAAGGGATCTTCCGAAAAGTCAGCTTGGAATTGACGTAGACAATGACTACGAACCAAAATATATTACAATCCGTGGGAAAGGAGATATCCTTGCAACGCTCAGAAAAGAAGCAAAAAAGTCAGATAAAGTCTTTCTTGCAACCGACCCTGACCGTGAGGGAGAAGCTATTTCGTGGCATCTTGCCACAGCATTGAAGCTGGACGAAAAGAAGATGCGGCGTATCACATTTAACGAGATTACGAAAAATGCAGTAAAGGCATCATTGAAAAATCCAAGAGATATTGATATGAACCTGGTAGATGCCCAGCAGGCAAGAAGAGAGCTGGACCGTATGGTGGGATATAAGATCAGTCCGCTGCTCTGGGCGAAAGTGAAAAGAGGTCTGAGTGCAGGAAGAGTCCAGTCAGTGACACTTCGCATTATTGCAGACCGTGAAGCAGAGATCGATGCATTTATTCCTGAAGAATACTGGTCGCTGGAGGCAGTTCTTAAGGTAAAAGGCGAAAGACGTCCACTGACGGCAAAGTTCTACGGAACTGAGAAAGAAAAAATGACGATTCATTCTAAAAAGGAAATGGATGAGATTCTGAAAGCTCTGGAAAATGCAGAGTTTCAGATTACGGATATTAAAAAGAGTGAGCGGATCCGCAAGGCACCGTTACCGTTTACGACCAGTACCTTGCAGCAGGAGGCAGCAAAGGCTCTGAATTTTGGAACGCAGAAGACGATGCGTATTGCACAGCAATTATACGAAGGTGTGGATATCAAGGGCAGTGGAACCGTAGGTATCATTACCTATCTGCGTACGGATTCGACACGTATTTCGGATGAGGCAGATGCTGCAGCAAGAGGATATATCGGTTCGGTTTACGGAGCGGAATATGTGGCTGCAGGAAATCAGATCAAAAATGATGGAAAGAAGATCCAGGATGCCCATGAAGCAATCCGTCCGACTGATATTTCCAGGACACCGGCGGCAATAAAAGAGTCTCTTACGAGAGATCAGTTCCGTCTGTATCAACTGATATGGAAACGTTTTACGGCAAGCCGTATGCAGCCGGCACGTTATGAGACAACGGCGGTTAAGATCGGGGCAGCAGGTTATTGCTTTACCGTTGCAACTTCAAAAGTAGCTTTTGACGGATTCCGCTGCGTCTATACAGAAGCAGAGGAAGAGAAAGAGGAGAGCAATGTTCTTGTCGGAAATCTGAGTATGGATTCAGTACTGACAAGAGAAGAGTTTGAGCCAAAGCAGCATTTTACCCAGCCGCCGGCACATTATACGGAGGCAAGTCTTGTAAAGACACTGGAAGAACTGGGGATTGGACGACCTAGTACTTATGCTCCGACGATCTCTCTGATTCTGGGAAGACGCTATGTGACAAAAGAGGGAAAAAATCTCTACATGACCGAGATCGGGGAAGTTGTCAATAATATGATGAAACAGTCTTTCCCTAGTATTGTGGATGTGCATTTCACAGCAAATATGGAAGGGCTTCTGGATATGGTTGAAGAGGGAAAAGTACCGTGGAAAGAAGTCATCCGTAATTTCTACCCGGATCTGGACGAAGCTGTGCAGAAAGCAGAAAAAGAGCTGGAGAGTGTGAAGATCGAGGATGAGGTGACTGATGTAGTCTGTGAGGAATGTGGACGAAATATGGTCATCAAGTATGGACCGCATGGAAAATTCCTTGCCTGCCCGGGATTCCCGGAATGCAGAAATACGAAGCCGTATCTGGAAAAAATCGGAGTACCATGTCCGATATGCGGAAAAGATGTCGTGATCCGCAAGACGAAAAAGGGAAGAAGATATTACGGCTGTGAGAATAATCCGGAATGTGAATTTATGTCATGGCAGAAGCCGTCGAAAGAAAAGTGTCCACAGTGTGGTGGATATATGGTTGAAAAGGGAAATAAGCTTGTATGTGCAGATGAGCAGTGTGGTTATGTAACAAGTCTGAAAAAAGAGCAGGATCATGCGTAA
- the dprA gene encoding DNA-processing protein DprA has protein sequence MGQEKYEVWFAGIRGLGARKKYLLHEALKSCRNAYYIEETQLKKFPFLTEKDGQEIRQAQKRKDPEKICEEMKKKGIRIIPYYSEKYPPKLLQLADFPFALFVKGKLPGKDTEKAAIIGARNCTAYGEKYAVEYGRKLAQAGVDVISGLARGIDGMGHRGALMEKGKTFAVLGCGVDICYPREHIGLYMDILEQGGGILSEFPPGTPPLAVNFPLRNRIISGLSDVILIMEARERSGSLITADLALEQGKEVYALPGPVDSPLSTGCNRLIQQGAGVLLSAENLLNEWGIMPDNLCRKTEIKPDKNKKTLESEDELVYSCVGLYPKNVEHLVLETGLEIRKLMRVLVSLELQGYIKEVSKNYYIRR, from the coding sequence ATGGGACAGGAAAAATATGAGGTATGGTTTGCAGGGATACGGGGACTTGGTGCAAGAAAAAAATATTTGCTTCATGAAGCTCTGAAATCGTGCAGAAATGCATATTATATAGAAGAAACGCAGTTGAAAAAATTCCCTTTTCTGACAGAAAAGGACGGTCAGGAAATCCGGCAGGCACAAAAGAGGAAAGATCCGGAGAAAATCTGCGAGGAAATGAAGAAAAAAGGAATCCGTATAATCCCGTATTATTCAGAAAAATATCCCCCAAAATTACTTCAGCTTGCGGACTTTCCATTTGCATTATTCGTGAAAGGAAAACTTCCGGGAAAAGATACTGAGAAGGCAGCGATCATAGGAGCGAGGAACTGCACCGCTTACGGAGAAAAATATGCAGTAGAATATGGAAGAAAGCTGGCACAGGCAGGAGTCGATGTCATCAGCGGACTGGCAAGAGGAATTGATGGAATGGGCCATCGTGGTGCGTTGATGGAGAAGGGGAAAACGTTTGCAGTTCTGGGCTGTGGTGTGGATATCTGTTACCCGAGAGAACATATTGGTCTGTATATGGATATTCTGGAGCAGGGAGGTGGGATCTTGTCTGAATTTCCACCCGGTACGCCGCCGCTGGCTGTCAATTTCCCGCTCAGGAACCGGATCATCAGCGGTCTGTCTGATGTGATCCTTATCATGGAGGCAAGAGAACGGAGTGGTTCACTCATCACAGCCGACCTGGCACTGGAACAGGGGAAGGAGGTTTATGCTCTGCCCGGACCGGTAGACAGTCCGCTCAGTACCGGCTGTAACCGGCTGATCCAACAGGGGGCCGGTGTACTCCTGTCAGCCGAAAACCTGCTGAATGAATGGGGAATTATGCCGGATAATTTGTGCAGAAAGACGGAGATAAAACCTGATAAAAATAAAAAAACGCTTGAAAGTGAAGATGAATTGGTGTATAGTTGTGTCGGTCTGTATCCAAAGAATGTGGAACATTTAGTGCTGGAGACAGGACTGGAAATCAGGAAACTGATGCGTGTTCTGGTATCTTTGGAGTTACAGGGATATATAAAAGAAGTTTCAAAGAATTATTATATCAGAAGGTAG
- a CDS encoding YifB family Mg chelatase-like AAA ATPase: MSFSTVVSAATEGLAVEFVHVEADVSNGLPVFHMVGYLASEVKEAGERVRTAIKNSGFDFPAKRTVINLSPATMRKRGASFDLPIAVAVLTALGELSGSRIQNTLIIGEMGLDGSVRKVPGILPIVAEAKEREVRRCIVPEENKAEAALVSEMQVIGVKDLKETIEFLKSGSKPQKVQQTGSVQERETEESFPDFGDLCGQKNVRRAAEIAVAGGHNLLLIGPPGSGKTMTAGCIAGILPPMSTEESMEVTKIYSVMGMVNEKQPLIRKRPFRNVHHTATRAALIGGGMIPRPGEISLAHQGVLFLDELPEFKKGVLEVLRQPLEQHCIRITRNYGTYTFPADFMLVAAMNPCPCGCYPNLERCTCTPAQIQAYLGKISQPFLDRIDLCVEAGRVDYENLTEQKKGEASAEIRMRVCRVRNLQKERYEGKKIRRNTQLEGELLKKYCALGTKEEAMMRQAFERFSLTARSYHRILRVARTIADLDGREKISEEHLSEALGYRMVDKKYWGR; encoded by the coding sequence TTGAGTTTCAGTACAGTAGTATCTGCTGCAACCGAAGGACTTGCAGTAGAATTTGTCCATGTGGAGGCAGATGTCAGCAATGGTCTGCCGGTATTTCACATGGTAGGATATCTTGCCTCGGAAGTAAAAGAGGCAGGAGAACGTGTCAGAACAGCAATTAAAAATTCAGGATTTGATTTTCCGGCAAAAAGGACGGTGATCAATCTGTCCCCGGCAACGATGCGGAAGAGAGGAGCATCGTTTGATCTTCCGATTGCAGTGGCAGTACTGACTGCTCTCGGAGAACTGTCAGGGTCCAGGATTCAGAACACTCTGATCATTGGAGAAATGGGACTGGACGGGAGTGTCAGAAAAGTTCCCGGAATCCTGCCGATCGTGGCAGAGGCGAAAGAAAGAGAAGTCAGAAGGTGTATTGTGCCGGAAGAAAATAAGGCGGAGGCAGCTTTAGTCAGTGAAATGCAGGTAATCGGGGTGAAGGACTTGAAAGAAACGATTGAGTTTCTGAAAAGCGGGAGCAAGCCGCAGAAAGTGCAGCAGACCGGGAGTGTGCAGGAAAGAGAGACAGAGGAGAGTTTTCCAGATTTTGGAGATCTCTGTGGACAGAAAAATGTCAGAAGGGCAGCAGAAATTGCAGTGGCAGGAGGTCATAATCTGCTGCTGATCGGTCCTCCGGGCAGTGGAAAGACAATGACAGCCGGCTGTATCGCAGGGATCCTTCCACCTATGAGTACGGAAGAAAGTATGGAGGTAACGAAAATCTACAGTGTTATGGGGATGGTAAATGAAAAACAGCCACTGATCCGGAAGAGACCGTTCAGAAACGTGCATCATACAGCAACAAGGGCGGCACTGATCGGAGGAGGGATGATTCCAAGACCCGGGGAGATCAGTCTGGCACATCAGGGTGTCCTCTTTTTAGATGAACTCCCTGAATTTAAAAAAGGTGTCCTTGAGGTGCTGAGACAGCCGTTGGAGCAGCATTGCATTCGTATTACAAGAAATTATGGCACATATACCTTTCCGGCAGATTTTATGCTGGTGGCGGCAATGAATCCCTGTCCGTGCGGGTGCTATCCGAATCTGGAACGATGTACCTGTACGCCTGCACAGATCCAGGCTTATCTCGGAAAGATCAGCCAGCCCTTTTTAGACCGGATCGATCTGTGTGTGGAGGCAGGGAGAGTTGATTATGAGAATCTGACAGAACAGAAAAAAGGAGAAGCATCAGCGGAGATCAGGATGCGGGTCTGCAGGGTGAGAAATCTTCAGAAAGAGCGGTATGAAGGGAAGAAGATCAGAAGAAATACACAGCTTGAGGGGGAGCTGCTGAAAAAATACTGTGCATTGGGAACCAAAGAAGAAGCTATGATGCGTCAGGCATTTGAACGGTTCAGCCTGACGGCAAGATCCTATCACCGGATTCTGCGGGTTGCAAGAACGATCGCAGATCTGGATGGCAGGGAAAAAATCAGCGAGGAACATCTGAGTGAAGCTTTAGGATATCGCATGGTTGACAAAAAATACTGGGGCAGATAG
- the sigK gene encoding RNA polymerase sporulation sigma factor SigK, whose translation MKTFPNPLTPDEEKYYFQKYTEGDLEAKHILIERNLRLVAHIVRKYQNLGEEMEDLISIGTIGLIKAVISFDPEKGNRLAAYASRCVENEILMYLRARKKGGKEISLYEPIGTDRDGNEIRLYDIIETTDTDVPEKLYLKENIQKLYEKVESELSPRERLVLKMRYGLYNGEEYTQREIASLLGISRSYVSRIEKSAVEKLRVWFC comes from the coding sequence TTGAAGACATTTCCCAATCCCCTCACGCCTGACGAAGAAAAGTATTACTTTCAAAAGTACACCGAGGGTGATCTGGAAGCAAAGCACATTCTCATTGAGCGTAATCTGAGGCTTGTAGCACATATCGTAAGAAAATACCAGAATCTTGGTGAAGAAATGGAAGATCTGATCTCCATCGGTACGATCGGACTCATCAAAGCGGTCATTTCCTTTGATCCTGAAAAAGGAAACCGGCTTGCTGCCTATGCATCCCGCTGTGTTGAAAATGAGATCCTGATGTACCTGCGTGCCAGGAAAAAAGGGGGAAAAGAAATTTCTCTTTATGAACCCATTGGCACGGACCGGGACGGCAATGAAATACGTCTTTACGATATCATTGAAACTACTGATACTGATGTTCCCGAAAAACTGTATCTGAAAGAAAATATTCAAAAATTATATGAAAAAGTGGAGAGTGAACTCTCTCCCCGTGAACGTCTTGTATTAAAAATGAGATATGGTTTATATAATGGTGAAGAATACACGCAACGGGAAATAGCCTCTCTGCTTGGCATTTCCCGTTCTTATGTATCCCGTATTGAAAAAAGTGCTGTAGAAAAACTCAGGGTCTGGTTCTGCTGA
- a CDS encoding peptidase U32 family protein, producing MSRHPELLIPASSLEVLKTAVIFGADAVYIGGEAFGLRAKAKNFSLEDMKEGIAFAHAHDVKVYVTANILAHNGDLDGVRTYFEELKEIGPDALIIADPGVFDIAKEVCPEIERHISTQANNTNYGTYNFWYRQGASRVVSARELSLQELKELRAKIPADLEIETFVHGAMCISYSGRCLLSNYFTGRDANQGACTHPCRWKYAVVEETRPGEYMPVYENERGTYIFNSKDLCMIEHIPELIDAGIDSLKIEGRMKTALYVATVARTYRKALDDYQKDPELYRKNMPWYLDQISNCTYRQFTTGFFFGKPDSESQIYDSNTYIKEYTYLGIVGEVKDGLIQIEQRNKFSVGETIEIMKPDGRNVEAKVVRIVNQDGEEQENAPHPKQILFVELSEQADVYDLLRRQEKV from the coding sequence ATGAGCAGACATCCAGAATTATTGATTCCGGCGAGCAGCCTGGAAGTGCTGAAGACAGCGGTTATCTTTGGAGCAGATGCAGTTTATATCGGGGGAGAAGCATTTGGATTGCGTGCGAAAGCAAAAAATTTCTCGTTGGAGGACATGAAAGAAGGAATCGCATTTGCACATGCACACGATGTGAAAGTTTATGTGACTGCCAATATTCTTGCACATAATGGAGATCTCGATGGAGTCCGCACATATTTTGAAGAATTAAAGGAAATCGGACCGGATGCATTGATCATTGCAGATCCGGGAGTTTTTGATATTGCGAAAGAGGTTTGTCCGGAAATTGAACGTCATATCAGTACGCAGGCAAATAATACCAACTATGGTACTTATAATTTCTGGTATCGGCAGGGGGCGAGCCGTGTGGTATCGGCAAGAGAATTGTCGCTGCAGGAACTGAAGGAATTAAGAGCAAAAATTCCGGCAGACCTGGAGATTGAGACCTTTGTCCATGGGGCGATGTGTATTTCTTATTCGGGAAGATGTCTTCTGAGTAACTATTTTACCGGAAGAGATGCAAACCAGGGAGCATGTACCCATCCATGCCGTTGGAAATATGCGGTAGTGGAGGAGACAAGACCGGGAGAATATATGCCGGTTTATGAAAATGAGCGTGGAACTTATATTTTCAATTCAAAAGATCTGTGCATGATCGAACATATACCGGAGTTGATTGATGCGGGAATCGACAGCCTGAAGATCGAGGGACGTATGAAGACGGCTCTGTATGTTGCAACGGTTGCAAGAACTTACCGCAAGGCACTGGATGATTATCAGAAAGACCCGGAATTATACAGAAAAAATATGCCGTGGTATCTGGATCAGATATCAAACTGTACTTATCGTCAGTTTACGACCGGCTTCTTTTTTGGCAAGCCGGATTCGGAATCTCAGATCTATGACAGTAATACGTACATTAAAGAATACACTTATCTGGGGATTGTAGGAGAAGTGAAAGATGGTCTGATCCAGATTGAGCAGAGAAATAAGTTTTCAGTTGGCGAGACCATCGAGATCATGAAGCCGGACGGACGGAATGTTGAAGCGAAGGTAGTGCGGATCGTCAACCAGGACGGGGAAGAACAGGAAAATGCACCACATCCGAAGCAGATCCTTTTTGTGGAACTCAGTGAGCAGGCGGATGTATATGATCTGTTGAGAAGGCAGGAAAAGGTCTGA
- a CDS encoding O-methyltransferase, producing the protein MIVDERIITFINSMDTENSEILEQIEKEARADSVPIIRREMQSFLRTLLMLKKPVHILEVGTAVGFSALLMSEYAPEECRITTIENYEKRIPIARENFRRAGKADRITLIEGDAAEVLTELTGEYDFIFMDAAKGQYIHYFPEVMRLLAKGGCLVSDNVMQDGDIIESRFAVERRNRTIHARMREYLYELKHNEELVTSIIPLGDGVTVSIKK; encoded by the coding sequence ATGATAGTAGATGAACGTATCATTACATTCATCAATTCTATGGATACAGAGAACAGTGAAATACTGGAGCAGATTGAAAAGGAGGCACGTGCAGATTCCGTTCCGATCATCCGGCGGGAGATGCAGAGCTTCCTCAGGACGCTCCTTATGCTGAAAAAACCTGTGCATATCCTTGAAGTGGGAACTGCCGTAGGTTTCTCTGCGTTATTGATGAGTGAATATGCACCGGAAGAGTGCAGGATTACAACAATAGAAAATTATGAAAAAAGGATTCCCATTGCCCGTGAAAATTTCAGGAGAGCAGGAAAAGCTGACCGGATCACTCTGATCGAGGGAGATGCGGCTGAAGTGCTTACAGAGTTGACCGGGGAGTATGATTTTATTTTTATGGATGCAGCGAAAGGCCAGTATATCCACTATTTTCCGGAAGTGATGCGGCTCCTGGCAAAGGGAGGCTGTCTTGTATCAGATAACGTCATGCAGGATGGAGATATTATAGAATCAAGATTTGCCGTGGAACGGAGGAACAGGACGATCCATGCAAGGATGCGAGAGTATCTTTATGAATTGAAGCATAATGAAGAGCTGGTTACTTCGATCATCCCGCTGGGAGACGGTGTAACGGTAAGTATAAAGAAATAG